The DNA sequence GCGGTATCGCCTTGCTCTGCCGCATGCAAAGCCCCCGGTTTTGAAAGATTGCTTATTGCGCTCATTGGGAAATGCTTAGCTTCAAGTGCATCTATCGATTCTTTATCGTCAGGCGTTACCATGCCGGTCGATTCAACCGGACAACCAAGCTCATTTTTCAGGCTTGCTAGAGAAGCGGTTTTCGCTTTAGCTTGAGCTTCGCGTAGCACCTTTTTCATAGCTTTACGTGCTTTATCATAGTAAAGATCATCTTCCACTACTTTTCTTACTGTTTCTAGAGGAACTTCGGCACTTTTCTCAATTCCGGTTGTCTCAAGAATATAGCCGATACCTTCATCGCTGGTAAAAGTGGTCCATTCGTGAAGTGGATTCTTGAAAATACGCTGAGATAGGAGGCTCGTATCTTTTCTGCTTACTTGAGCATTGCGCGAAATACCCTGATGTTTTTGTACAAAAGCATCAATCATCTCTGGCTTGGTGCGCAATTGATTTGTCAGAGCGCGGCTTTCACGAGTAAATTGCTCATCAAATTTTTGCTTGGTAAGCAATTTAACAATTTCCGGCTTTACCATTGCTAATGTTTTATAAACTGCCGGTTTACGACTTACTCGCTGCACCAATTCTAGACCCGCGTCTGTTTTAACGATATCAGAAATATCGCCATCGTTTTGTAATCTAAACGATGCTTTTTCAAGCGCTTCGTGCATTTCGCCTTTTTTGAAAAACCCAAGAAGTCCGCCCTTTGAAGCGGTTGATGCATCTTGAGAATGTTCTTTAGCAAGTTTTGCAAAATTACCCGGAGTTTGCTTCAACTCTTCTTTAATTTTCTGCATAAGTTCAAGAGCTTGATTTGGGAGCTTTTCATCAAGCTTTACCAAAATTCTGCGCACTTGTACTTCTACAGGAGATTCTAGATAATCTGGTTTGTGATCGCTGTAATATTTTTCAATCGCTTCATCGGGTATTTTCAAACCAAATTGATCCTGCTTAAATTCATAAACTTTCGCTGAACGTTTTTCTGATGACCAATAACGCTTGGAAGCACTATTTTGTTCAGCAAAAAAAGTTTCTAATTCTTTTTGATCAAGTGGCTTTGTACGCAACTCTTTAAGATATTTATCTAATTTTAACGTAAGCATACTGTATTCGCGCGGAATATAGCGCGCAATAAACGCGTCTCTCAAATCCTGGTTTGAAATATAATGAGAAAGGCAAATCATATCGCGTACCATAATACGGCGAAGTGCTTCTTCAATAGATTGCTCGAAATCAGAAAGCGTAATTGCGTGAGTTTGCAAATAATAGCGGAGCATATTCATAGAGATCTGTCCGCGTTGATCGACAACACTGAACGGAACCGTGTCGCGCAATTCTTGAACAACAAATATTGGATCTTGCATTTTGCGCGCAAGGAAGTCACCAGAAATTTTAATGCCGAGTGCGTCTGCAACGGTATTAAGAATGGCTTCTACAATAAGTGATTGCACCGCAAGTACGCGCGGATCTTCATTGATACCCATCATGCGCATCATCATTTCAGCTTGAGGGCCCATTTGTTCTTTAAAGAGTTCTATGCGCTCTGCTTCATGAACCACTTTTTGGCGAAATTGATTTACTGAAATTGCAGCATGGTCTACCGTTCCAATAGCTGGCGCTCCGCCGCTAAATCTCTTAAACAGATTTGGGGAGAAAAGCAAACTTCCTCCGGCCATAGAAAAAAAAGTAATCCAGAGAATTGCTTTTGCAAATTTATTTTTCAACATGCGTTGTTGAGCAGATGTCATGATCTTACTACCTTTCATTGAGTGCGATTTTTTGTTTGGAGTATCTGCACTTTTTTCAACGACGGTTCGGTTATTTTTATTGAACTAATAAGTGCTTCTACTTCAGGTCTTGTTGTATATGATGCGGTGTTGACCGTATACCAAGTTTTTGTGATCGGTTTACCGTCACGCGAACGACCTGAGCTTACTCGTTTTACTATCGTAGTTGCAATTCCTCTTTTTTGCAATCGGGCAACTAAAACTTGAGCGTCTTTTTGTACGTTTGATCTCATCAACTGAGCATAATAAGACGCGGCTGTTTGAGCACTTGCATCAATCTTTGGATGAGGAATAGCTGCATGCGCAGGTAGATCCTGAGTTGTTACTTCTTCTTTATTTTGACCATCTTGATTGGTAGCTCCATCAAGAACTGATTGTTCAGTTCCATAAAGTGTTGTCATTGAATGATGTAAGCGATCAGCAAATGATTGTTCGTTAACATCATGCGTAAACATATCCACTGCCGCTTTTTTACCCATTAAATAACCGGCGCAAAATACACCTATTAATAATACGATCAATAAAGATGTTGCAACTGCCGTTTGAGTTCTATCAAGTATCACACAAGGATCTTGATGGCAGTTACAAGTACAATTTATATCATGTAAATCTTTCATAATAATCCTTTTTTTTGTGCGATCATTTCCTTAATATACAGCGCCGCGTCGCAACTATTGGTAGTTGTTAAGTTAATGGTAATAATTGAAGGCCCATCTTCAAGATTTCCAAGAGTGCGTACCATCATTGCCCCAAAAGTAAGTTGCCGCTTTGCATAGTTACGCGTTTTTTGTGCGATCGTTTCATTGAGCATTTTGTACGCAGGTGCAGAATAGTCTGCATTGTGTACAAAGCGTACAACGTCATCGTACCCAAGAATTTTTTTTTGCGACACAAACTGCTGCCATTCTGGAGAAAGCATCTGGACTTCCTTTATCCAGTTGAGCGTTTTATCATCCGATAATGCCAGCATTTGATCGGTGCGCTGATTTATCCGCGCATAAAGATCTTCTCGTTCTCGTGTCACCATTATAAAGATATATGGTCCGAAAGGACGGTACTCTGGCCGAACGGAAGATGGCAATTGACCAGTTTCGTACCAAATGTCCAGTGCACGTTTTATCCGGTACTCATCATTATGGTGAATCGCGCGAGCGCGCGCCGGATCGATCTGCTCAAGAAGTTTCCATGAATACGGTGGTCGATCAGCCGTCGGTGCACTTTTTATATGCATAGGTTCATTCATGGGAAAAAGGAGTGACATACAATAAAAACCGCTGCCACCAACAATTATTGGCGTCTGCCCTTTTTGTCCAGCTTGTTCTAGTGCTTGCACCGCTAAACGGCCATACTCAACCGCAGTGATTGGCCGCGGCTGAGAAACTATATCAAATAATGCGTACGGAATATCCAGTTGATCAAGTGATGGTTTTGCAGTTCCTATCGAAAGTGGCTCATAAAATTGCCCTAGATCACAATTAATCATCACACCATTCATCAAGCGTGCCAGTTCAATCGCCAAATCAGTTTTACCAACGGCGGTAGGTCCGTAAATAATAATCGCAGGTTGTTTCTGCGATATTTTTTGCCGTTGGCGATCAAGGAGATCCGGGCAAGATTTTTTTATGGTGCTCATACATTATAGTATTTGTTGTGATGCTTTGTGGCCTATCGATCCAAAAAAAGATCGTAAATGTTCTATAGCTTTTTCTTCACCAATTTTTTGCACATGGGCAATTTCTTGCGCCAAAAGCATCTCAGCTTGCAGCAAAAGATTCTTCTCGCAAAAAGAAAGCTCTTTATTAAGTTCTATAGATTTTAGATCTCGATAAATTTCAGCAGTCGCTCTCAGATTATTCTCTTTTAGTTTTCCCTGATAAGCTTTATTTCTGTGCTTCCAATTACTCGTAACTTGTTGATGGGCTTTTCTTGGAGATGGCTGAGAAAGTAATTCAAAAACTACTTCAATGCTATCTTGAGAACTGAGTGGGCGAATCCCATTCACCTCAAGACTATTAACCGGTACCAAAATTGTCATCTCTTTATTTATGAATCTCAATTCATAAAGAGTTGTTGTTTTTCCAGAAATAACTTTTTCTACAATACGATTAATTTTGGCGACACCATGTCCCGGGTATACAACTTTTTCGTTCAGTTCAAAACGAACCATCATACGTACTCCCTTTTCTGTAAGCACGTGCGTTAACACACCTACCGAAAAAGCTTTACCTGTTGCATACAGTCTAGCACAAACGAACGCGATTTAAAATTGTTCCGAGATACTCGTTGAAAAAAAGTTTAGTTATTTTTAAAATTTAACATCTACCGCGCTGAAAAAAAACGATTTCGACGTTTTGCTCAGATAAAAGTTTTAACCACGCGCCTTGTATTTGTTAAAAAAGATTAAAGCGTTGGCCATAGGTTAAATTTAATCGCCACGAGCATTTTCGATGTTATTTTTTACACACATTGAAAGAATTTAATATTTTTCACAATGCCTTCTTGTGCACATTATAATGAGCGCACGTGCAATCGCCTTGCTAGATCGAATAGAATGAAGTATTCTTTATTACAAGTATCAAATATAAAATAAGGCGCCTTTTAAGGGAATAACGGAGCAATATCTGTGTTTTTGCTTATATCTACCTTCTTTTTACTAGCTTCCGCTATTATCGCCAACAAGTTTGCGTTGAGCGTTCTTTCGCCCATGGCGCTCGTTGCGATTCGAATGCTTGGTGGCGGATTAGTACTTTTATGGTACGAACGATCCGCTCTCAAAAATATTAAGAATTTTATTTTGCCACTTACCCTTATTGCGCTTTGTACCACCTTCATTAATTCACTTCTTAAAGCGTACGCGTTGCAACACCTCCCCTCAAGCAAGGCGGCTCTCATTGCTGGTCTCGATCCGATTGTTACCGCGATGATCGCTTTTGTGACGCTCCAAGAAGCGCTTAATGTTCAGCAATTTCTAGCAATCGCTCTGGCAATGATCGGCAGCGCTTCACTTTGCTATGATGGTATTTCAGGATGGGGCACTGGAGCTCCCATCGCTAGTTGCGCAGCGTTTGCTGCTATGGTAATCGGCAGGTATGGATGGATAAAGGCACAAAAGATTTTGGTCGATACTCATCTGACCCCCCGACAACTCAATGCTGGTATGATGATTATTTCCGGATCGATTGCACTCGCTTGGCTCATGGCCAGCCCAACCGATTTTTTTTTGCAACTCTCCCACCTGAATTCACGTAAACTTATTTTTGCGGTTCTTTACACCACCTTTATAGGAAATGTTTTGGCGTATCCGCTCTATGCATCACTTCTCAAAAAATATTCAGCTACGCTTCTTTCTCTTTTTGGTTTTTTAATTCCGGTTTTTGTAACATTACTCGCAATTCCTGTTCTTTCAGAAACCTGCACAAG is a window from the Candidatus Babeliales bacterium genome containing:
- a CDS encoding SPOR domain-containing protein; protein product: MKDLHDINCTCNCHQDPCVILDRTQTAVATSLLIVLLIGVFCAGYLMGKKAAVDMFTHDVNEQSFADRLHHSMTTLYGTEQSVLDGATNQDGQNKEEVTTQDLPAHAAIPHPKIDASAQTAASYYAQLMRSNVQKDAQVLVARLQKRGIATTIVKRVSSGRSRDGKPITKTWYTVNTASYTTRPEVEALISSIKITEPSLKKVQILQTKNRTQ
- the miaA gene encoding tRNA (adenosine(37)-N6)-dimethylallyltransferase MiaA, encoding MSTIKKSCPDLLDRQRQKISQKQPAIIIYGPTAVGKTDLAIELARLMNGVMINCDLGQFYEPLSIGTAKPSLDQLDIPYALFDIVSQPRPITAVEYGRLAVQALEQAGQKGQTPIIVGGSGFYCMSLLFPMNEPMHIKSAPTADRPPYSWKLLEQIDPARARAIHHNDEYRIKRALDIWYETGQLPSSVRPEYRPFGPYIFIMVTREREDLYARINQRTDQMLALSDDKTLNWIKEVQMLSPEWQQFVSQKKILGYDDVVRFVHNADYSAPAYKMLNETIAQKTRNYAKRQLTFGAMMVRTLGNLEDGPSIITINLTTTNSCDAALYIKEMIAQKKGLL
- a CDS encoding CarD family transcriptional regulator, with the protein product MMVRFELNEKVVYPGHGVAKINRIVEKVISGKTTTLYELRFINKEMTILVPVNSLEVNGIRPLSSQDSIEVVFELLSQPSPRKAHQQVTSNWKHRNKAYQGKLKENNLRATAEIYRDLKSIELNKELSFCEKNLLLQAEMLLAQEIAHVQKIGEEKAIEHLRSFFGSIGHKASQQIL
- a CDS encoding DMT family transporter gives rise to the protein MFLLISTFFLLASAIIANKFALSVLSPMALVAIRMLGGGLVLLWYERSALKNIKNFILPLTLIALCTTFINSLLKAYALQHLPSSKAALIAGLDPIVTAMIAFVTLQEALNVQQFLAIALAMIGSASLCYDGISGWGTGAPIASCAAFAAMVIGRYGWIKAQKILVDTHLTPRQLNAGMMIISGSIALAWLMASPTDFFLQLSHLNSRKLIFAVLYTTFIGNVLAYPLYASLLKKYSATLLSLFGFLIPVFVTLLAIPVLSETCTSRVIISGAIMFAGVALFIKSSK
- a CDS encoding peptidylprolyl isomerase → MTSAQQRMLKNKFAKAILWITFFSMAGGSLLFSPNLFKRFSGGAPAIGTVDHAAISVNQFRQKVVHEAERIELFKEQMGPQAEMMMRMMGINEDPRVLAVQSLIVEAILNTVADALGIKISGDFLARKMQDPIFVVQELRDTVPFSVVDQRGQISMNMLRYYLQTHAITLSDFEQSIEEALRRIMVRDMICLSHYISNQDLRDAFIARYIPREYSMLTLKLDKYLKELRTKPLDQKELETFFAEQNSASKRYWSSEKRSAKVYEFKQDQFGLKIPDEAIEKYYSDHKPDYLESPVEVQVRRILVKLDEKLPNQALELMQKIKEELKQTPGNFAKLAKEHSQDASTASKGGLLGFFKKGEMHEALEKASFRLQNDGDISDIVKTDAGLELVQRVSRKPAVYKTLAMVKPEIVKLLTKQKFDEQFTRESRALTNQLRTKPEMIDAFVQKHQGISRNAQVSRKDTSLLSQRIFKNPLHEWTTFTSDEGIGYILETTGIEKSAEVPLETVRKVVEDDLYYDKARKAMKKVLREAQAKAKTASLASLKNELGCPVESTGMVTPDDKESIDALEAKHFPMSAISNLSKPGALHAAEQGDTAYILKLESMKPFDEALFAQKKQELMAELSQQQKELAYRGYIASLYRNATIKLTQDSNSQNDSLPLED